One Glycine soja cultivar W05 chromosome 2, ASM419377v2, whole genome shotgun sequence genomic region harbors:
- the LOC114389558 gene encoding phospholipase A1-Igamma1, chloroplastic-like, which translates to MAASFSSMLIIPSSKISYEASLGGLSFHNFLTAKSPPLKRNQKSIKVVTRDNHSPLVDDLMIEVQEHEHEHATLHQKDLSEMWRQIHGEKNWEGLLEPMDPLLRSEVIRYGELAQACHDAFDYEPFSRYCGTCRFEEEKFFSSLGMTHHGYKVTRYIHLTANTDFLLKWLIHSKWPTAMGSKVNWGGYVAVSNDDTSRCLGRRDIVIAWRGTTTHLEGEKDLRSSLTPVSSKGIPCHDDGVKVDNGFLDMYTGKDETSEYCQHSARDHVLREVKRLMDMYSEEEVSITVTGHSLGSALAILSAYDIVEKGLDRGVPVSVMSFSGPAVGNKSFHKRLKKLGIKVLRVINANDWVPWFSLWLPPFQYYHVGVELKLDNNKSPFLKHDVDCAHNLEVLLHLLDGYHGERGEFMLASDRDHALVNKGGDFLKESYLVPPNWWQDENKGLKRSSDGRWVQPERTIEVDGYP; encoded by the exons ATGGCTGCTTCATTCTCAAGCATGCTCATTATTCCCTCTTCCAAAATAAGCTACGAAGCTAGCTTGGGAGGATTAAGCTTCCACAACTTCCTAACAGCAAAATCACCACCTCTGAAGCGAAACCAAAAGTCAATAAAAGTTGTTACACGCGATAACCACTCACCCCTGGTCGACGACCTCATGATAGAAGTACAAGAACATGAACATGAACATGCAACGCTGCATCAGAAAGATCTCTCAGAAATGTGGCGCCAAATCCACGGTGAGAAGAACTGGGAAGGGCTTCTAGAGCCCATGGACCCTCTTTTGAGGTCGGAGGTGATCCGCTACGGCGAGCTGGCGCAGGCCTGCCACGACGCCTTCGACTACGAGCCATTCTCTAGGTACTGCGGCACATGCAG GTTCGAGGAGGAGAAGTTCTTCTCCTCCCTGGGCATGACCCATCACGGATACAAGGTGACGCGCTACATCCACCTCACGGCCAACACCGACTTCCTCCTAAAGTGGTTGATTCACTCAAAGTGGCCAACGGCGATGGGGAGCAAGGTGAACTGGGGCGGATATGTGGCAGTTTCGAACGACGACACGAGTCGCTGCCTCGGGAGAAGAGACATCGTGATTGCATGGCGGGGGACGACCACACACCTGGAAGGGGAGAAGGACCTCAGGTCTAGCCTCACACCTGTATCATCCAAGGGCATCCCGTGCCACGATGATGGGGTTAAGGTCGACAATGGGTTCTTAGATATGTACACGGGTAAAGATGAGACATCAGAATACTGCCAGCACTCGGCGAGAGATCACGTTCTAAGGGAGGTGAAGCGGTTGATGGACATGTATAGTGAGGAGGAAGTGAGCATTACGGTGACGGGGCATAGTCTGGGGAGTGCTTTGGCGATTTTGAGCGCTTATGATATTGTCGAAAAGGGGTTGGACAGGGGTGTGCCGGTTTCGGTGATGTCGTTTTCTGGTCCCGCGGTTGGGAACAAGTCTTTTCATAAAAGGTTGAAGAAGCTTGGGATAAAGGTGTTGAGGGTGATCAACGCGAATGATTGGGTGCCCTGGTTTTCTCTTTGGTTGCCTCCTTTTCAATACTACCATGTTGGAGTGGAACTCAAGTTGGACAACAACAAATCACCGTTTTTGAAACACGATGTAGACTGTGCCCATAACTTGGAGGTTCTTCTGCATTTGCTCGACGG ATACCATGGAGAGCGGGGGGAATTCATGCTAGCGAGTGATAGGGATCATGCTCTGGTGAACAAGGGAGGTGATTTCCTGAAAGAAAGTTACTTGGTTCCACCAAACTGGTGGCAAGATGAAAACAAGGGCTTGAAGAGGAGCTCAGATGGACGCTGGGTACAGCCTGAGCGAACAATTGAGGTCGACGGTTACCCTTAA
- the LOC114389549 gene encoding phospholipase A1-Igamma1, chloroplastic-like: MAASFSSMLIIPSSKISYEASLGGLSFHNFLTAKSPPLKRNQKSIKVVTRDNHSPLVDDLMIEVQEHEHEHATLHQKDLSEMWRQIHGEKNWEGLLDPMDPLLRSEVIRYGELAQACYDAFDYEPFSRFCGTCRFEEEKFFSSLGMTHHGYKVTRYIHLTANTDFLLKWLIHSKWPTAWSKVNWGGYVAVSDDATSRRLGRRDIVIAWRGTATHLEWVEDFKTSLTPVSSKGIPCHDDGVKVDNGFLDMYTGKDETSEYCQHSARDHVLREVKRLMDMYSEEEVSITVTGHSLGSALAILSAYDIVEKGLDRGVPVSVMSFSGPAVGNKSFKNRLNRLGVKVLRVINENDWVPWLSPWLPPFSYCHVGEELKLDNNKSPFLKPDNNCAHNLEVLLHLLDGYHGERGEFMLASDRDHALVNKGGDFLKESYLVPPNWWQDENKGLKRSSDGRWVQPERTIEVDGYP; encoded by the exons ATGGCTGCTTCATTCTCAAGCATGCTCATTATTCCCTCTTCCAAAATAAGCTACGAAGCTAGCTTGGGAGGATTAAGCTTCCACAACTTCCTAACAGCAAAATCACCACCTCTGAAGCGAAACCAAAAGTCAATAAAAGTTGTTACACGCGATAACCACTCACCCCTGGTCGACGACCTCATGATAGAAGTACAAGAACATGAACATGAACATGCAACGCTGCATCAGAAAGATCTCTCAGAAATGTGGCGCCAAATCCACGGTGAGAAGAACTGGGAAGGGCTTCTAGACCCCATGGACCCTCTTTTGAGGTCGGAGGTGATCCGCTACGGCGAGCTGGCGCAGGCCTGCTACGACGCCTTCGACTACGAGCCATTCTCTAGGTTCTGCGGCACATGCAG GTTCGAGGAGGAGAAGTTCTTCTCCTCCCTGGGCATGACCCACCACGGGTACAAGGTGACGCGCTACATCCACCTCACGGCCAACACCGACTTCCTCCTAAAGTGGTTGATTCACTCGAAGTGGCCAACGGCGTGGAGCAAGGTGAACTGGGGCGGATATGTGGCAGTTTCGGACGACGCCACGAGTCGCCGCCTCGGGAGAAGAGACATCGTGATTGCATGGCGGGGGACGGCCACACACCTGGAGTGGGTGGAGGACTTCAAGACTAGCCTCACACCTGTATCATCCAAGGGCATCCCGTGCCACGATGATGGGGTTAAGGTCGACAATGGGTTCTTAGATATGTACACGGGTAAAGATGAGACATCAGAATACTGCCAGCACTCGGCGAGAGATCACGTTCTAAGGGAGGTGAAGCGGTTGATGGACATGTATAGTGAGGAGGAAGTGAGCATTACGGTGACGGGGCATAGTCTGGGGAGTGCTTTGGCGATTTTGAGCGCTTATGATATTGTCGAAAAGGGGTTGGACAGGGGTGTGCCAGTTTCGGTGATGTCATTTTCTGGTCCCGCGGTTGGGAACAAGTCTTTCAAGAACAGGTTGAATAGGCTTGGGGTAAAGGTGTTGAGGGTGATCAACGAGAATGATTGGGTGCCCTGGTTGTCTCCTTGGTTGCCTCCTTTTTCATACTGCCATGTTGGAGAGGAACTCAAGTTGGACAACAACAAATCGCCGTTTCTGAAACCCGATAATAATTGTGCCCATAACTTGGAGGTTCTTCTGCATTTGCTCGACGG ATACCATGGAGAGCGGGGGGAATTCATGCTAGCGAGTGATAGGGATCATGCTCTGGTGAACAAGGGAGGTGATTTCCTGAAAGAAAGTTACTTGGTTCCACCAAACTGGTGGCAAGATGAAAACAAGGGCTTGAAGAGGAGCTCAGATGGACGCTGGGTACAGCCTGAGCGAACAATTGAGGTCGACGGTTACCCTTAA